Proteins co-encoded in one Streptococcus pyogenes genomic window:
- a CDS encoding low molecular weight protein-tyrosine-phosphatase — translation MKKVCFVCLGNICRSPMAEFVMKSIVSSDVMMIESRATSDWEHGNPIHSGTQSILKTYQINYDITKCSKQITITDFNTFDYIIGMDSDNVKNLKEMSQHQWDSKIYLFREGGVPDPWYTNDFEETYQLVRKGCQDWLSRLMSKEY, via the coding sequence ATGAAAAAAGTATGTTTTGTCTGTCTGGGTAATATTTGTCGAAGCCCCATGGCTGAGTTTGTAATGAAGTCAATAGTATCAAGTGATGTTATGATGATAGAAAGTCGTGCTACTTCTGATTGGGAGCATGGAAACCCTATTCACTCAGGTACACAGTCCATATTAAAAACTTACCAAATTAATTATGATATAACTAAATGCTCCAAGCAGATAACTATAACTGATTTTAACACCTTTGACTATATTATTGGTATGGATAGCGATAATGTGAAAAATCTCAAAGAGATGTCGCAACATCAATGGGACTCTAAAATCTACCTGTTTAGAGAAGGGGGTGTTCCTGATCCTTGGTACACTAACGATTTTGAAGAAACCTACCAATTAGTTAGAAAAGGATGCCAGGATTGGCTTTCTCGTTTAATGAGTAAAGAGTATTGA
- a CDS encoding acyltransferase family protein — protein sequence MRIKWFSFVRVTGLLLVLLYHFFKNVFPGGFIGVDIFFTFSGYLITALLIDEYTKKESIDIIGFLKRRFYRIVPPLVLMILLTIPFTFLIKKDFIANIGSQITAVLGFTTNIYEILTGSSYESQFIPHLFVHTWSLAIEVHFYLFWGVFVWLLARRKETQKQLRGLLFLISLGIFAISFLSMFIRSFMTSNFSLIYFSSLSHSFPFFLGAMFATITGINETTVRFQKNVRLWPRQYVLAAMIGAFTLLLVLTVTLDFNHITTYLFGFALASLFASIMIYAARVLHEQTPDVQEPKAITYIADISYGIYLFHWPFYIIFSQLMSHILAVILTVFFSILFATVSYYIVEPLVQGRKPNLLGLEIDCSPYYKWIVGGSLALALLTLGTCMIAPKVGKFEKQLLVSSLQQAQSNMERTHTLAAGDANALSDVGIIGDSVALRSSAAFSQIMPQAQLDAAVSRNFKEAFDLFNNQIKSKSLSKTVVLAVGVNSLDNYSQAVQSFIEALPKGHRLVLVSPYNAKNASQVAEARDYGLKLSKKYKYVTIADWYKVAVEHPDIWYGSDGVHYSEDSQGAELYVSTIQTAVEKSAKKPAK from the coding sequence ATGAGAATAAAATGGTTTTCGTTTGTTAGGGTAACAGGACTTTTACTGGTTTTACTCTACCACTTTTTTAAAAATGTATTTCCAGGAGGTTTTATTGGTGTTGACATTTTCTTCACCTTTTCAGGATATCTAATCACAGCCCTCTTGATTGATGAATACACAAAAAAAGAGTCTATCGATATTATCGGTTTTTTAAAAAGACGCTTTTATCGAATTGTTCCTCCTTTGGTGTTAATGATTTTATTGACCATTCCTTTTACGTTTTTAATTAAGAAGGATTTCATTGCTAATATAGGAAGTCAGATTACAGCTGTTTTAGGATTTACCACTAATATTTATGAAATATTGACGGGAAGTAGTTATGAAAGCCAATTTATTCCACATCTCTTTGTTCATACGTGGAGCTTAGCTATTGAAGTTCATTTTTACTTGTTTTGGGGTGTATTTGTTTGGTTATTAGCTAGACGCAAGGAGACTCAGAAACAACTGAGAGGACTACTGTTTTTGATTTCTTTGGGAATATTTGCTATTAGTTTCTTGAGCATGTTTATAAGATCTTTTATGACCTCAAATTTTTCCCTGATTTATTTTTCGAGTCTTTCTCACAGTTTTCCCTTCTTTTTAGGGGCGATGTTTGCCACGATAACAGGTATTAACGAGACTACTGTTCGATTTCAAAAAAATGTACGTTTATGGCCGCGCCAGTATGTCCTTGCTGCTATGATTGGAGCATTTACACTTTTGCTTGTGCTAACGGTCACATTGGATTTTAACCATATCACGACCTATCTATTTGGCTTTGCTTTGGCTAGCTTATTCGCATCAATTATGATTTATGCAGCGCGTGTTCTTCATGAGCAAACACCAGATGTACAAGAGCCTAAAGCTATCACTTATATAGCTGATATTAGCTATGGGATTTACCTCTTCCATTGGCCATTTTACATTATTTTTAGCCAATTAATGTCTCATATTTTGGCAGTTATTCTAACAGTTTTCTTTTCAATCTTGTTTGCCACTGTGTCTTACTATATTGTGGAACCTTTGGTCCAAGGGAGAAAACCAAACCTGCTTGGTTTAGAAATTGACTGTTCTCCTTACTATAAGTGGATTGTAGGAGGGTCTCTCGCCTTAGCATTATTAACTTTAGGAACTTGTATGATAGCGCCTAAAGTTGGTAAGTTTGAGAAACAATTGTTGGTCAGTTCCCTACAACAGGCTCAAAGTAATATGGAGCGGACACATACACTAGCTGCAGGAGACGCTAATGCTTTGAGTGACGTAGGTATTATTGGTGATTCTGTAGCATTACGCTCTAGTGCAGCATTCTCACAAATTATGCCACAAGCGCAACTGGATGCAGCGGTCAGTCGGAATTTTAAAGAAGCTTTCGATTTATTTAATAACCAAATTAAATCTAAGAGTCTATCTAAGACTGTTGTCTTAGCAGTAGGTGTTAACTCGCTTGACAACTATTCTCAAGCAGTTCAGTCTTTTATTGAGGCATTGCCAAAAGGTCATCGTTTAGTTTTGGTTTCTCCATATAATGCCAAAAATGCCAGTCAGGTTGCAGAAGCTAGAGACTATGGTCTTAAATTGTCCAAAAAATACAAGTATGTCACTATTGCAGACTGGTATAAAGTTGCTGTTGAACATCCAGATATTTGGTATGGCAGTGATGGTGTTCATTATAGTGAAGATAGTCAAGGAGCAGAACTATATGTCTCCACAATCCAGACTGCTGTTGAGAAGTCAGCTAAAAAACCAGCTAAATAA
- a CDS encoding MORN repeat-containing protein, whose translation MIDMQDIVKKWSITRAKLEIVSVIVILVCAISVFSVRISNKTSLTYDKGRMHYTGYVINHKMNGEGKLVYPNGDIYEGTFKDGLFEGKGTFTAKTGWLYNGEFHKGQANGKGVLKAKNNKVYKGIFKQGIFQK comes from the coding sequence ATGATAGATATGCAAGATATAGTAAAAAAATGGAGTATTACACGGGCGAAGTTGGAAATTGTCTCGGTGATTGTCATATTGGTTTGTGCAATTTCTGTTTTTAGCGTAAGAATTTCGAATAAGACAAGTTTGACCTATGATAAAGGGCGTATGCACTATACTGGTTACGTGATTAACCATAAAATGAATGGAGAAGGGAAGCTTGTCTACCCCAACGGTGATATCTATGAGGGTACTTTTAAGGATGGCCTATTTGAAGGAAAAGGAACTTTTACTGCTAAGACGGGCTGGTTATATAACGGGGAGTTTCATAAAGGACAAGCAAATGGCAAAGGTGTGTTAAAAGCAAAGAATAATAAAGTCTATAAAGGGATTTTTAAACAGGGGATATTTCAAAAATGA